A region from the Sandaracinus amylolyticus genome encodes:
- a CDS encoding LON peptidase substrate-binding domain-containing protein → MAQEDVDLAPFEPEELEALPIFPLPRVVLLPGGVLPLHVFEPRYRAMVSDCLSHGPRAIAMAMLAPGWERDYEGRPPTRTIAGAGRIVAHRRNPDGTYDLVLHGVTRVRLDERSDLDRPYRVASATAIDDEDDRDEDALRRALEPVLAIASSLSALEKRGLVPPPQLVGTPSSVADRIADRWIHEANARQEILETTSVPRRIALVGDALVTLLARLATPSGSGAAN, encoded by the coding sequence GTGGCGCAGGAGGACGTTGATCTCGCGCCGTTCGAGCCGGAAGAGCTCGAGGCGCTGCCGATCTTCCCGCTGCCGCGCGTGGTGCTGCTGCCGGGCGGCGTGCTGCCGCTCCACGTCTTCGAGCCGCGCTACCGCGCGATGGTGAGCGACTGCCTCTCGCACGGTCCGCGCGCGATCGCGATGGCGATGCTCGCGCCGGGCTGGGAGCGCGACTACGAAGGGCGCCCGCCGACCCGCACGATCGCGGGCGCGGGGCGCATCGTCGCGCACCGGCGCAACCCCGACGGCACCTACGACCTCGTGCTGCACGGCGTCACACGCGTCCGCCTCGACGAGCGGAGCGATCTCGATCGCCCCTATCGCGTGGCGAGCGCGACCGCGATCGACGACGAGGACGATCGCGACGAGGACGCGCTTCGCCGCGCGCTCGAGCCGGTCCTCGCGATCGCGTCGTCGCTCTCCGCGCTCGAGAAGCGCGGGCTCGTGCCGCCGCCGCAGCTCGTCGGCACGCCCAGCAGCGTCGCCGATCGCATCGCGGATCGCTGGATCCACGAGGCGAACGCGCGCCAGGAGATCCTCGAGACCACGAGCGTGCCGCGGCGCATCGCGCTGGTGGGCGATGCGCTCGTCACGCTGCTCGCGCGGCTCGCGACGCCCAGCGGATCGGGCGCCGCGAACTGA
- the ribA gene encoding GTP cyclohydrolase II, whose protein sequence is MNAFPRSSKAASVVRYSEANVPTEYGTFRVVVYREDLGARNGFHDHVAVVKGDVRGDDVLVRVHSECMTGEVLHSMKCDCREQLDLGLRRIAEEGRGAVFYLRQEGRGIGLGDKIRAYALQERGVDTVDANRMLGLPDDSRRYDVAAFMCADLGIRSVVLLTNNPLKVQALRAEGVPVARRVSAFVEPNEHNRGYLIAKTRRMGHHLDIAALVAGDHVGPIEPMMTETADGEPIAPDGDTKVRPLR, encoded by the coding sequence ATGAACGCGTTCCCGCGCTCCTCGAAGGCCGCCTCCGTCGTTCGTTACTCGGAGGCCAACGTGCCGACCGAGTACGGGACGTTCCGAGTGGTGGTCTACCGAGAAGACCTCGGCGCCCGCAACGGGTTCCACGATCACGTCGCGGTGGTGAAAGGCGACGTCCGCGGTGACGACGTGCTCGTGCGCGTCCACAGCGAGTGCATGACCGGCGAGGTGCTGCACTCGATGAAGTGCGACTGCCGCGAGCAGCTCGACCTCGGCCTGCGCCGCATCGCGGAGGAAGGGCGCGGCGCGGTGTTCTACCTGCGCCAGGAGGGTCGCGGCATCGGCCTGGGCGACAAGATCCGCGCGTACGCGCTTCAGGAGCGCGGGGTCGACACGGTCGACGCCAACCGCATGCTCGGCCTGCCCGACGACTCGCGCCGATACGACGTGGCCGCGTTCATGTGCGCCGACCTCGGCATCCGCTCGGTCGTGCTGCTCACGAACAACCCGCTCAAGGTGCAGGCGCTGCGCGCGGAGGGCGTGCCGGTGGCGCGCCGCGTGAGCGCGTTCGTCGAGCCGAACGAGCACAACCGCGGGTACCTGATCGCGAAGACGCGGCGCATGGGCCACCACCTCGACATCGCGGCGCTCGTCGCCGGCGATCACGTGGGCCCGATCGAGCCGATGATGACCGAGACCGCCGACGGCGAGCCGATCGCGCCCGACGGCGACACCAAGGTCCGCCCGCTGCGGTGA
- a CDS encoding FAD-binding oxidoreductase produces MRYARERLRWNGWGSREVTFETKGRDREVWDFVRQAVGADALPSTPPTPLDQIDLPAIRLSPAIVEGLGGVLSPDRVRTDAYERAFHALGRSYHDLLRLRRGDLRHAPDAVVYPESAAEVLMLLSFCEKHDVAVVPFGGGSSVVGGVEARGADGQAGVVTLDTTRMDQVLEVDPVSHTATAQSGIYGPVLEEELAARGFTVGHFPQSFEYSTLGGWIAARGAGQLSNRYGTADKLLVAAKVATPRGEWRTLAFPASAAGPNLNHLVAGSEGTLGVITEATVKIHPVAESRRIAAFVFRDFETGAAAVRALVQGEVGAAMIRLSDADETRFFGEFRNVIEPHGGASKIAEKALSYAGFADKCVMMVAFEGGQRQVREGFRRAFGIATRAGGLFVGESPGKAWWKRRFEMPYLRDPMMDHGVGVDTLETSTEWANVPRLYRAVREALAGAMKSVGSGGVVMTHVSHSYLDGASLYFTFVFARDVSRGLESELAQWKTIKEAASRAISEHGGTISHHHGVGIDHAHWLPAEKGTLGIDVLSAAKAKLDPKGVMNPGKLVRAGG; encoded by the coding sequence ATGCGCTACGCACGAGAGCGACTTCGCTGGAACGGATGGGGATCGCGCGAGGTGACCTTCGAGACGAAGGGGCGCGATCGCGAGGTCTGGGACTTCGTGCGGCAAGCGGTGGGCGCCGACGCGCTTCCATCGACGCCGCCGACACCGCTCGACCAGATCGATCTGCCCGCGATCCGTCTCTCGCCCGCGATCGTCGAGGGGCTCGGCGGTGTGCTCTCGCCCGACCGCGTGCGCACCGACGCGTACGAGCGCGCGTTCCACGCGCTCGGCCGCAGCTACCACGATCTCCTGCGGCTGCGGCGCGGGGATCTGCGCCATGCGCCGGACGCCGTCGTGTACCCGGAGAGCGCCGCCGAGGTGCTCATGCTGCTCTCGTTCTGCGAGAAGCACGACGTCGCGGTCGTGCCCTTCGGCGGCGGCTCGAGCGTCGTCGGCGGCGTCGAGGCGCGCGGCGCCGACGGCCAGGCCGGAGTCGTCACCCTCGACACGACGCGCATGGATCAGGTGCTCGAGGTCGACCCCGTCTCGCACACCGCGACCGCGCAGAGCGGCATCTACGGCCCGGTGCTCGAGGAGGAGCTCGCGGCGCGCGGCTTCACCGTCGGGCACTTCCCGCAGTCGTTCGAGTACTCGACGCTCGGCGGATGGATCGCGGCGCGCGGCGCCGGTCAGCTGAGCAACCGCTACGGCACCGCGGACAAGCTGCTCGTCGCGGCGAAGGTCGCGACGCCGCGCGGCGAGTGGCGCACCCTCGCGTTCCCCGCGTCGGCGGCGGGCCCGAACCTCAACCACCTCGTCGCGGGCTCCGAGGGCACGCTCGGCGTGATCACCGAAGCGACCGTGAAGATCCATCCGGTCGCCGAGTCGCGGCGCATCGCCGCGTTCGTCTTCCGCGACTTCGAGACCGGCGCGGCCGCGGTGCGCGCGCTGGTGCAGGGCGAGGTCGGCGCCGCGATGATCCGCCTCAGCGACGCCGACGAGACGCGCTTCTTCGGCGAGTTCCGCAACGTCATCGAGCCCCACGGCGGCGCCTCGAAGATCGCGGAGAAGGCGCTCTCCTACGCGGGCTTCGCCGACAAGTGCGTGATGATGGTCGCGTTCGAGGGCGGCCAGCGCCAGGTGCGCGAGGGGTTCCGCCGCGCGTTCGGCATCGCGACCCGCGCGGGCGGGCTCTTCGTCGGCGAGAGCCCGGGCAAGGCGTGGTGGAAGCGCCGCTTCGAGATGCCCTACCTGCGCGACCCGATGATGGACCACGGCGTCGGCGTGGACACGCTCGAGACCAGCACCGAGTGGGCGAACGTGCCGCGCCTCTATCGCGCGGTGCGCGAGGCGCTCGCGGGCGCGATGAAGAGCGTGGGGAGCGGCGGCGTGGTGATGACCCACGTCTCGCACTCGTACCTCGACGGCGCGAGCCTCTACTTCACGTTCGTGTTCGCGCGCGACGTCTCGCGCGGCCTCGAGAGCGAGCTCGCGCAGTGGAAGACGATCAAGGAGGCCGCCTCGCGCGCGATCAGCGAGCACGGCGGCACGATCAGCCATCACCACGGCGTCGGCATCGACCACGCGCACTGGCTGCCCGCCGAGAAGGGCACGCTCGGCATCGACGTGCTCTCCGCCGCGAAGGCGAAGCTCGACCCGAAGGGCGTGATGAACCCCGGCAAGCTCGTCCGAGCCGGGGGGTGA
- a CDS encoding FliM/FliN family flagellar motor switch protein, which produces MPEATPFPFDRLPRVTRAEARLLRRCARRLPLAQLGDAARSASEWLGATPAFDPLPIEPWAPGTLAAHLVDPLCAVIAEPAAPLGARIAIDVEPRLAAVVVERVLGAGDDAPLHPGALTEAERGVLAYAIARALGPAAGGALRIATVVTTPEAVLLALGDRGGACWPLRASLGAHAGIVRVWIPEALLARSAETTHAPHAAALGGLAATIVIGGGRASLGARDVVGLAEGDVVILDDASATPSASGLAGEVIARVRRGATRWRCALEGAGGDATRIVVRAIEPRPPVVRRREEEVEMAQEESGATARMLEAVGDAPVELVVELARFEMPLAELAALRPGEVLATGRALGERVVLRAGERTIALGELVEIEGEIGVRVLALG; this is translated from the coding sequence GTGCCCGAGGCGACGCCCTTTCCCTTCGATCGACTGCCCCGCGTGACGCGCGCCGAGGCCCGCTTGCTGCGCCGCTGCGCGCGACGTCTGCCCCTCGCGCAGCTCGGCGACGCGGCGCGCTCGGCGAGCGAGTGGCTCGGCGCGACGCCGGCGTTCGACCCGCTCCCGATCGAGCCGTGGGCGCCGGGGACGCTCGCCGCGCACCTCGTCGATCCGCTGTGCGCGGTGATCGCCGAGCCTGCCGCGCCGCTCGGCGCGCGCATCGCGATCGACGTCGAGCCACGCCTCGCGGCGGTGGTCGTCGAGCGCGTGCTCGGCGCGGGCGACGACGCGCCGCTCCATCCCGGCGCGCTCACCGAGGCCGAGCGCGGCGTGCTCGCCTACGCGATCGCCCGCGCGCTCGGCCCGGCGGCCGGCGGCGCGCTGCGGATCGCGACCGTGGTGACGACGCCCGAGGCGGTGCTGCTCGCCCTCGGTGATCGCGGCGGCGCGTGCTGGCCGCTGCGGGCGTCGCTCGGCGCGCACGCCGGGATCGTGCGGGTGTGGATCCCCGAGGCGCTCCTCGCGCGCAGCGCGGAGACGACGCACGCGCCGCACGCCGCGGCGCTCGGCGGGCTCGCCGCGACGATCGTGATCGGGGGCGGTCGCGCGAGCCTCGGCGCGCGCGACGTGGTGGGCCTCGCGGAGGGCGACGTCGTGATCCTCGACGACGCGAGCGCGACGCCGAGCGCGAGCGGGCTCGCGGGTGAGGTGATCGCGCGCGTGCGTCGCGGCGCGACGCGCTGGCGGTGCGCGCTCGAGGGCGCGGGAGGCGACGCGACGCGGATCGTGGTGCGCGCGATCGAGCCGCGCCCGCCCGTGGTGCGGCGCAGGGAAGAGGAGGTCGAGATGGCGCAGGAGGAGAGCGGCGCGACCGCGCGGATGCTCGAGGCGGTGGGCGATGCGCCGGTGGAGCTCGTGGTCGAGCTCGCGCGCTTCGAGATGCCGCTCGCCGAGCTCGCGGCGCTGCGCCCCGGCGAGGTGCTCGCGACGGGGCGCGCGCTCGGCGAGCGCGTGGTGCTGCGCGCCGGGGAGCGAACCATCGCGCTCGGCGAGCTCGTCGAGATCGAAGGCGAGATCGGCGTGCGCGTGCTCGCGCTCGGGTGA
- a CDS encoding serine/threonine-protein kinase produces MADPNLGREIANQFRILEKIGSGGMGAVYKAEQPDMRRFVAIKILHPRYLSRPDLVSRFRREARAMSHLAHPNTAKVFLYGQLEDGACYFAMEYLEGRNLAQTVRAEGPMDAARAIHIMVQVCGALEEAHSKGIVHRDLKPENIFLTNLGGIADFPKVLDFGLAKVTEREMRPGSLILTQEGMVFGTPEFMSPEQARGEKLDGRSDIYSLGVILYELLTGKLPFDAAQPMEFIQKHIKEPPLPLQRRAPNREFPAGLWEAIAKALAKDPAQRFQTANELANALKDVLARPRSAPAPSPEPVYGGYGSAGGGGMTGGGPAGYQATQMGFNPSPYPAPQPAQVPAPSAPPPAQSQSAYPQQAYPQQAHPQSAYPQQAHPGHPAHQASYAQHSPPHQAATVHAPTGGHPPASRAPWIVLGLGTLLALLGTVALVLAIWLR; encoded by the coding sequence GTGGCGGACCCGAACCTCGGGCGCGAGATCGCGAACCAGTTCCGAATCCTCGAGAAGATCGGGTCGGGCGGCATGGGCGCGGTCTACAAGGCGGAGCAGCCCGACATGCGGCGCTTCGTCGCGATCAAGATCCTCCACCCGCGATATCTGTCGCGCCCGGATCTGGTCTCGCGCTTCCGCCGCGAAGCGCGCGCGATGAGCCACCTCGCGCACCCGAACACCGCGAAGGTCTTCCTCTACGGCCAGCTCGAGGACGGCGCGTGTTACTTCGCGATGGAGTACCTCGAGGGCCGCAACCTCGCGCAGACGGTGCGCGCGGAAGGCCCGATGGACGCGGCGCGCGCGATCCACATCATGGTGCAGGTCTGCGGCGCGCTCGAGGAAGCGCACAGCAAGGGCATCGTCCACCGCGACCTGAAGCCCGAGAACATCTTCCTCACGAACCTCGGCGGCATCGCGGACTTCCCGAAGGTGCTCGACTTCGGGCTCGCGAAGGTGACCGAGCGCGAGATGCGCCCCGGCTCGCTCATCCTGACCCAGGAGGGCATGGTCTTCGGGACGCCGGAGTTCATGTCGCCCGAGCAGGCGCGCGGCGAGAAGCTCGACGGCCGCTCCGACATCTACTCGCTCGGCGTGATCCTGTACGAGCTCCTGACCGGCAAGCTGCCGTTCGATGCGGCGCAGCCGATGGAGTTCATCCAGAAGCACATCAAGGAGCCGCCGCTGCCGCTCCAGCGTCGCGCGCCGAACCGCGAGTTCCCGGCGGGGCTGTGGGAGGCGATCGCGAAGGCGCTGGCGAAGGACCCGGCGCAGCGCTTCCAGACCGCGAACGAGCTGGCGAACGCGCTGAAGGACGTGCTGGCGCGGCCGCGCTCGGCGCCTGCTCCGTCGCCCGAGCCGGTGTACGGCGGCTACGGGAGCGCAGGCGGCGGCGGGATGACCGGCGGAGGCCCGGCGGGGTACCAGGCGACGCAGATGGGGTTCAACCCGTCGCCCTACCCGGCGCCGCAGCCGGCGCAGGTGCCGGCGCCGTCGGCGCCGCCGCCCGCGCAGTCGCAGTCCGCGTACCCGCAGCAGGCGTACCCGCAGCAGGCGCATCCGCAGTCCGCGTACCCGCAGCAGGCGCACCCGGGGCACCCCGCGCACCAGGCGTCGTACGCGCAGCACTCGCCGCCGCACCAGGCCGCGACGGTGCACGCGCCGACGGGCGGGCATCCGCCGGCGTCGCGCGCGCCGTGGATCGTGCTGGGCCTCGGGACGCTGCTCGCGCTCCTGGGCACGGTCGCGCTCGTCCTGGCGATCTGGCTGCGCTGA
- the cyoE gene encoding heme o synthase, producing the protein MQATHDAAGADATGRGSLLRDLVALTKPRITLMVLITTAGGLWLAPGEMTLLAIAATLIGTAAVVSSANALNCWMERDSDKHMARTKRRPLPAGRMEPHVALRFGLALGAFSVPLLALAVNPLTGLLAAIALVSYVWIYTPMKQVSPAALLVGSVPGAMPPLMGWTAATGSLEAPGIVLFGILFLWQLPHFLAIAMFRQGEYTRAGIKVMPAVRGVARTKLHAAMYAGALVPVSLMLVPLGIAGAIYLTVVGLAGVVFAVMCIRGLRIAEQDREASHRWARAVFFASLVYLPLLFAALAIDVAAR; encoded by the coding sequence ATGCAAGCCACGCACGATGCTGCTGGTGCGGATGCGACGGGCCGCGGCTCGCTGCTCCGCGATCTCGTCGCGCTGACGAAGCCGCGCATCACGCTGATGGTGCTGATCACGACCGCGGGCGGGCTCTGGCTCGCGCCCGGCGAGATGACGCTCCTCGCGATCGCGGCGACGCTGATCGGGACCGCGGCCGTCGTGTCGAGCGCGAACGCGCTCAACTGCTGGATGGAGCGCGACAGCGACAAGCACATGGCGCGCACCAAGCGCCGCCCGCTGCCAGCAGGGCGCATGGAGCCGCACGTCGCGCTGCGCTTCGGGCTCGCGCTCGGTGCGTTCTCGGTGCCGCTGCTGGCGCTCGCGGTGAACCCGTTGACCGGGCTGCTCGCGGCGATCGCGCTGGTCTCGTACGTGTGGATCTACACGCCGATGAAGCAGGTGAGCCCTGCGGCGCTGCTCGTCGGGTCGGTGCCCGGCGCGATGCCGCCGCTGATGGGCTGGACCGCGGCGACCGGGTCGCTCGAGGCGCCCGGCATCGTGCTCTTCGGGATCCTCTTCCTCTGGCAGCTGCCGCACTTCCTCGCGATCGCGATGTTCCGCCAGGGCGAGTACACGCGCGCCGGGATCAAGGTGATGCCGGCGGTGCGCGGGGTCGCGCGGACGAAGCTGCACGCGGCGATGTACGCGGGCGCGCTGGTGCCGGTGAGCCTGATGCTCGTGCCGCTGGGCATCGCGGGCGCGATCTACCTGACGGTGGTCGGGCTCGCGGGCGTGGTGTTCGCGGTGATGTGCATCCGCGGGCTGCGCATCGCGGAGCAGGATCGCGAGGCGTCGCATCGGTGGGCGCGCGCGGTGTTCTTCGCGTCGCTGGTGTATCTGCCGCTGCTCTTCGCCGCGCTCGCGATCGACGTCGCGGCGCGCTGA
- a CDS encoding SCO family protein, giving the protein MTRRTRLIAGGVGWALVAAMALALWARSERASEPEVLMPIAPFELVDQDGRAFGSAQLRGQVWIAGFAFTSCTSICPMLTSQMANLQRRLAERGDDVQLVTITVDPETDTPARMRAYAEQYRADLRSWSFLTGEPQRVRETIEQGFRRPIGARRDVEGGYDILHSGDLMLVDRDGMLRGIYPTDQDGLDALMRDVGALR; this is encoded by the coding sequence ATGACGCGAAGGACGCGGCTGATCGCCGGCGGCGTCGGGTGGGCGCTCGTCGCGGCGATGGCGCTCGCGCTGTGGGCACGGTCGGAGCGCGCGAGCGAGCCCGAGGTGCTGATGCCGATCGCGCCCTTCGAGCTCGTCGATCAGGACGGGCGCGCGTTCGGGAGCGCGCAGCTGCGCGGGCAGGTGTGGATCGCGGGGTTCGCGTTCACGAGCTGCACGTCGATCTGTCCGATGCTGACGAGCCAGATGGCGAACCTGCAGCGTCGCCTCGCGGAGCGGGGCGACGACGTGCAGCTCGTGACGATCACGGTCGACCCCGAGACCGACACGCCGGCGCGGATGCGCGCGTACGCCGAGCAATACCGCGCGGATCTGCGGAGCTGGTCGTTCCTGACGGGCGAGCCGCAGCGGGTGCGCGAGACGATCGAGCAGGGCTTCCGCAGACCGATCGGCGCGCGCCGCGACGTCGAGGGCGGCTACGACATCCTGCACAGCGGCGATCTGATGCTCGTCGATCGCGACGGGATGCTGCGGGGGATCTACCCGACGGATCAGGACGGGCTCGATGCGTTGATGCGCGACGTCGGCGCGCTGCGGTAG
- a CDS encoding tetratricopeptide repeat protein, with protein MHQRARRLPALRPTLIGVGLAAGSALLSACWATTERFDRLAARVQSLETRSASLETDVGAQVEHAKTKVAELEQVLERATQVVTRSSADTGAQVEALQEQIARQEGAIAELQHELSRLHEEFREQQTDYENRMKKLARRAGIDMPLEETEIPADREQHWQAALRAVESRDFSTARALYRAYVTRYRDDARADDAQLAIGRSYLTEDRPATALGELRRVISDFQQGDAVPAALLAMGDAFYRLHACGEARTALDTLIRAHPRSPLAAEARTKLREIQRAPSGYCTS; from the coding sequence ATGCACCAGCGAGCGAGAAGACTGCCCGCGCTGAGGCCGACCCTGATCGGGGTGGGCCTCGCCGCGGGCAGCGCGCTTCTGAGCGCGTGCTGGGCGACGACCGAGCGCTTCGATCGCCTCGCCGCGCGCGTGCAGTCGCTCGAGACGCGCTCGGCGTCGCTCGAGACCGACGTGGGCGCGCAGGTCGAGCACGCGAAGACGAAGGTCGCCGAGCTCGAGCAGGTGCTCGAGCGCGCGACCCAAGTCGTGACGCGCTCGAGCGCCGACACCGGCGCGCAGGTCGAGGCGCTGCAGGAGCAGATCGCCCGCCAAGAGGGCGCGATCGCCGAGCTGCAGCACGAGCTCTCGCGGCTCCACGAGGAGTTCCGCGAGCAGCAGACCGACTACGAGAACCGCATGAAGAAGCTCGCGCGACGCGCGGGCATCGACATGCCGCTCGAGGAGACCGAGATCCCCGCGGATCGCGAGCAGCACTGGCAGGCTGCGCTGCGCGCGGTGGAGTCGCGCGACTTCTCGACCGCGCGGGCGCTCTATCGCGCGTACGTCACGCGCTACCGCGACGACGCGAGGGCCGACGACGCGCAGCTCGCGATCGGTCGCTCGTACCTGACCGAAGATCGCCCGGCGACCGCGCTCGGCGAGCTGCGTCGGGTCATCAGCGACTTCCAGCAGGGCGACGCGGTCCCCGCGGCGCTGCTCGCGATGGGCGATGCGTTCTATCGCCTGCACGCGTGCGGCGAGGCGCGCACCGCGCTCGACACGCTGATCCGCGCCCATCCGCGCAGCCCGCTCGCGGCGGAAGCGCGGACGAAGCTGCGCGAGATCCAGCGCGCGCCGAGCGGCTACTGCACGTCCTGA
- a CDS encoding OmpA family protein, whose translation MKMLHRGLTVATGALFALIGGAAVVGCGPSYPNCDNDEQCHEGEFCVNGRCQDCRDDSHCPRGQQCDEGACAPIPGWCDTDAQCPADQECVNNRCQPRPVVSEAQPEPEPGPCQLTPVYFAFDDSTLDETARNSLQTNVSCMTERNIQNVMITGMTDPRGTEEYNMALGDRRARSTRDHLQRLGVERRRMQTRSVGEEQATGYDEGSWGRDRRAELGER comes from the coding sequence ATGAAGATGCTGCATCGGGGGCTCACCGTCGCGACGGGCGCCTTGTTCGCGTTGATCGGTGGCGCCGCCGTGGTGGGCTGTGGCCCAAGCTATCCGAACTGCGACAACGACGAGCAGTGCCACGAAGGCGAGTTCTGCGTGAACGGTCGCTGCCAGGACTGCCGTGACGACAGCCACTGCCCGCGTGGCCAGCAGTGCGACGAAGGTGCTTGCGCGCCGATCCCCGGCTGGTGCGACACCGACGCGCAGTGCCCGGCGGACCAGGAGTGCGTGAACAACCGCTGCCAGCCGCGCCCGGTCGTCAGCGAGGCGCAGCCGGAGCCGGAGCCCGGCCCCTGCCAGCTCACGCCCGTCTACTTCGCGTTCGACGACAGCACGCTCGACGAGACGGCGCGCAACTCGCTGCAGACGAACGTCAGCTGCATGACCGAGCGCAACATCCAGAACGTCATGATCACCGGCATGACGGATCCGCGCGGCACCGAGGAGTACAACATGGCGCTCGGCGATCGCCGCGCGCGCTCCACGCGTGACCACCTGCAGCGCCTCGGCGTCGAGCGCCGTCGCATGCAGACGCGCTCGGTCGGCGAGGAGCAGGCGACCGGCTACGACGAGGGTAGCTGGGGCCGCGACCGCCGCGCCGAGCTCGGCGAGCGCTGA
- a CDS encoding pyridoxal phosphate-dependent aminotransferase yields the protein MPSLASRLSVIKPSATIAISDRAAALRAQGIDVISFGVGEPDFPTPAHIREAAKAAIDKGATKYTRVRGIAPLITAIQDDCEKRRGVRPGADEIVCSVGAKHTLYNLAVALFEPGDEVIIPAPYWVSYPEQVLLVGATPKIVETREEDGFLLRPDALEKAIGPKTKGLVLCSPSNPTGGAYSEEKLRAIAAVLAKHPNVWVIVDEIYAQLVYGGFQQRSLLSIAPELRDRLVIVDGASKTYAMTGWRMGWMIAPKALCDACEMVQSQSTTNPTSFVQHATIAALQGDKAELDAMVREFEARRDLMVSGLNGVPGITCRVPEGAFYAFPSVKGLLGKKTADGTVLADDVAVASWMLEEAKSAVVPGSAFGAPGYVRLSYATSRELISSGVARIAAAVKTLR from the coding sequence ATGCCGTCCCTCGCCTCGCGCCTCTCGGTCATCAAGCCCTCGGCGACGATCGCCATCTCGGACCGCGCTGCGGCCCTCCGCGCCCAGGGGATCGACGTGATCTCGTTCGGCGTGGGCGAGCCGGACTTCCCGACGCCGGCGCACATCCGCGAGGCGGCGAAGGCGGCGATCGACAAGGGCGCGACGAAGTACACGCGGGTCCGCGGCATCGCCCCGCTGATCACGGCGATCCAGGACGACTGCGAGAAGCGCCGCGGCGTGCGCCCGGGCGCGGACGAGATCGTCTGCTCGGTCGGCGCGAAGCACACCCTCTACAACCTCGCGGTCGCGCTCTTCGAGCCGGGCGACGAGGTGATCATCCCTGCTCCGTATTGGGTGAGCTACCCGGAGCAGGTGCTGCTCGTCGGCGCGACGCCGAAGATCGTCGAGACGCGCGAGGAGGACGGGTTCCTGCTGCGCCCCGACGCGCTCGAGAAGGCGATCGGGCCCAAGACGAAGGGCCTCGTGCTCTGCTCGCCGTCGAACCCGACGGGCGGCGCGTACTCGGAGGAGAAGCTCCGCGCGATCGCGGCGGTGCTCGCGAAGCACCCGAACGTCTGGGTGATCGTCGACGAGATCTACGCGCAGCTGGTGTACGGCGGGTTCCAGCAGCGCTCGCTGCTCTCGATCGCGCCCGAGCTGCGCGATCGGCTCGTCATCGTCGACGGCGCGAGCAAGACGTACGCGATGACCGGCTGGCGCATGGGCTGGATGATCGCGCCCAAGGCGCTCTGCGACGCGTGCGAGATGGTGCAGAGCCAGTCGACGACGAACCCGACGTCGTTCGTGCAGCACGCGACGATCGCCGCGCTCCAGGGCGACAAGGCCGAGCTCGACGCGATGGTGCGCGAGTTCGAGGCGCGTCGCGATCTGATGGTCAGCGGGCTCAACGGGGTGCCCGGGATCACGTGCCGCGTGCCCGAGGGCGCGTTCTACGCGTTCCCGAGCGTGAAGGGCCTCCTCGGGAAGAAGACCGCGGACGGGACGGTGCTCGCCGACGACGTCGCGGTCGCGTCGTGGATGCTCGAGGAAGCGAAGAGCGCGGTGGTGCCGGGCTCGGCGTTCGGCGCGCCGGGGTACGTGCGGCTCAGCTACGCGACGTCGCGCGAGCTGATCTCGAGCGGGGTCGCGCGCATCGCGGCGGCGGTGAAGACGCTGCGCTGA